Genomic DNA from Hyperolius riggenbachi isolate aHypRig1 chromosome 10, aHypRig1.pri, whole genome shotgun sequence:
GCCTTTCCCCAGTGTGGATTCTGCGATGGTAGACCAGGTAggatttctgaacaaaacattttccacagtcAGGACAAGCAAATGGTTTATCTGCTGAGGGAAGCTGTGGCAACATGAGACCAGTCAGGTGGGGAAGATGAGGATGAAACTGAGCAAACGGAAGACTTTTATAACCTCCTCCACGAGAAGTCCCGGAAGTATTAGGAATTTGAGTCTTGCTTTGAAGACCAGGATGGAGACTGGAAGTCACGGCGTCACCTCCAACAAGGTCATCATCTTCTACTTTAACAACTATCAGTCCATCGCGCTGTAGAAGTCATAATTGAGAATAATAATAAGTGTCTAGCATGTAATTTGTACCAGAAGATTTGTGCTGCAATGTTTTTCTAACAATATCAAGGAAAGAAACATTTATTAAAGGGTACCAGAAGTGACATGTAAAGTCCCAAGCCTACTTAGAACTAGCGTGTTCCTTTTTCTCCCTGTGGCTAAATCTGCACAACATTCTGCATCATCTTGGTGGTCTCTTTCTGCACGTTTGTGCAGACATCAATATAATGCGCATTCTCCATAGTGACATAGAGTGTATCAATGGACAAAGAACACGGTACATAGAAAAAAATGCCCTGCTGTCAGGTTTAAGATGTGCCTGTGTGGAAACTGGAAAACATTAAAAGATGTTCTCATTCACTTGATAGAGTATaaaaaagttaaagagaacccaatggAAGTCGGGTCAAatatcaaatacttacctaaggagagggaagcctctggatcctccagaggttttCTATGCCGCCTTCCAGCGCTGCCCAGGACCCTCGTGCACATCGCAACCGAGCTCCTCCTCAAGCACGGGCGCAGCCACGCTACAACTGCACAAGCATGGCCACACCTGtgtagtagcacagagccacttgtgCACGAACAGCTCCggattactgcacaggtgcatccACGCTCTCGCAGTATGGTCGCACTGAAGAGGAGCGCAAGCTTGTAATCAGATAAGAGCTTGTCAGATTCCTTTGGGGTTCACTCTCGGCAATGGTGGActggaggacagtgtgggaaacTTCTATAGCATACATGTCATACTCTGGCCCGTAGGCTAAATCTGGTCATCAGATTTGTCCCTCAAGTGGTTTTCctcctttgcattgtttggcccactctagaccaccagagaagctattttggagggtaagccctagatcaccagggaagtcatATTAAGACGGGGAAAGCAGTAGATACCAAGGACATTTTttgggagagggaagggggccactagacaccagggaactgtatagggaaaggagggggccactagacagtaggaaactgtatggggagggaggaaggacaaCTAAACgttagggaattgtataggggagggaaaaccactaaacaccagggaactgtatagatgaggtagggagaaccactaaacaccagggaactgtatagatgaggcagggaggaccactaaacaccagggtactgtataggggagggagggacactagacaccagggaaccatatTGGGGAAGGagagggctattagacaccagggaactttataagggaaagAGGTGGCTACTAGACACTGGGGTTTGCCCGCGACtttgtcccagagctcaatttcagcccactttgtatttgagcttgTCACCCTTGCTCTAACGGGTTCTGAGCCATCCCTCCTCTTAGGTAGGTATTTGACTTTTGACCGTGGTTcgcctcaggtacattttaagctgGATCCTTAATTCTTAGATACAAAAAAGGACTATAAGATTGCAGGAAAGTCCTGTTTAGGGTAAGGACTATAGATACAAtttttatctcataagtttatttacatttcatgcttgctttatttattaaaaaacctCAGTTCCTGTACCTTGTAAACATCTGAGATCTTGTGACGTTCCTGTGctgaatcctgggaataaagaggacctgtacacatCTCTggggggtttctgttactggatccatctgtaagATCTTCTTCACGATGTTCAGCTTTAACCACACTTACATCATTACCCTATAGCAGACACAAAACACACTTAATGCTACTATTGTCAGTGGATCTAGATAGATGCCAAGTCTTAGTACACATAGGGGATGACTCACTTAACAGCAGTGATATtactgtgcatggcaatattacccttactaatGCTAGTAAGTACGAGTTACACTATTGGTGCGACTCACAGTACTTGATCAGCACGACTGTTGCCACCACAACACGCGTAAGTAACAAGCGTTACTGGTAGCTACACACGTTACCATAGTGACGGTCATGCATCTTGAGTCCTGCAAGTCTCGATAATAGCATAACTCTAACTTACTAACATTGGTAAGGGTAATAATGTTGTGCACTGTGTGTGCACAGTAATATTACCGCTGTTAAGTAAATAAGCTTGGATGAAAAAGCCATTGCACGTGTGTGTATACAGATACGCCATTTCCGGCTGAATAACTACTGACAGACAGTGAGACGGGACCAGAAGTACTAATAAGCCATAAATCTGAACCTGAACCAAGCATCAAAGTGAACCCGAGTGGAACCTCGGGTCAAAAATCAaatacctaagaagaggggaaacctctggatcctccagaggctgtcCAAGACTTCCTCCAGACAACCACTGCAGTCCAGGACCCTCCTGCCCATCGCAACTGCCCTCCTTCTCAAGCACAAGAGTGGCCATGCTGCACCTGCATGAGCACGGCCACGCATGCACAACTGCACTGAGGCAGCTTGCTGCGCAAATTCCTCTGTGTTCACACAGGCACAGTGTGGTCACACTCATACTTGAAGAAGATTATGATCCCAATGTTCAttttgacaagcccttgtcagaagaccagcgcttggcagtggtggaccGGAGGACGGCATGGCAAgcttctacaggatccagaggctcacctcttcttaggtaagtatttaattcCTGACCTGAGGTTTTGTCCtggttacactttaaagcaggaTGGTcaccaaatttcaacagcaactcgtCTGagagtattaagtgataaagatgctaatcctgcattcaaaactttttctactgTTATGGTAGAGTTattacataccttaggagcactggccctttaagtcctattgccaaacagttgcatgctgggggtctttttatctataatatattcctcctcttccctttagtcccccccccccccttctaatgacataagacagtacaCTTCCTAGTATATACCTCagagggagtgtctgaagactctgggaggagggcaggtaacgaatacacaattagcaaaagGAGAAAGAAGAGTGAGGGAGGgaatgatgtcaggaggtcaaaagtaacaaagatggaaactgcctagaaaaggattatctgcttttcctttataaaattgacAGGAAttataacatggacagtgcaatacatctgttatataagtagaactagtatttatctacttatatttgtgtttttcatttctaggttagcatgggtgtcacttgttctttgaaaaaaaagtaaagggaaaGAATTTACAAATGTAGAGGTCTGGTTCATCTACCTACCTGTTATGCAACacacaagtttgccttcttaaaacagaaggtatttgcgataatttaggttggagtcagcatatgatgtctcccacaatgcatcactgccgaatatgcaaatcaccctttgttgtccctgtaagctagccacacctccataaCCGCTGGATTGCCATGATGTGTCACCTTGTTAAttctacagagccacaataatccaacatgcatacagactgtttcggattggttgatcctcatcagtgcatggcatggattaatgtggctctacggggtgggacttgaaacacccagagttaggccagatccacactataagcgcttgcgTTTGATAAGCGCTTGCTGAGCGCTTGTTACAAAAATCGctaccattcactttcattaaaatcatggtaaaaagtCACAATTTCTATGTGATTTTtgccacgattttaatgaaagtgaatgggacagatttTTTAACAAACGCTCAGCAAGTGCTAATCAAACACAAGCACTCAcagaagtgcttatagtgtggatccggcctcacAGACaacccagcaagcttatggtgaaccagaactcctagctgtatgtaaggggctacaaaggatcaAACGGTCCTGTTACCTCTCTACCTACCTGATAATCATGTGGGTTGTGATGTTTCCATGTGGAATCCtgtgaataaagaggacctgtgcaTCTCTCTGGTGGACTTCGGTTACTGGATCCCTCTGTAGGAAGACACACACAATTCCTGATTACATGGTTTCTATGTCTTTATACTACAGGTTCTGAAATGACGTGTGACTTTTTACCTAGGTGAACACTCCTTACTGCTCTCTTTTGCAAGAAATggaagtctcctcttacccgttgatgtgaggggcggctgattcttcTTCATTATGACATCTTCGTAGAGTTCCTTGTGTCCCTCTaaatactgccactcctccacAGAGAAATACACAGCAACATCCTGACACCTTATgggaacctgacacacacacaatgatacagtCACTAGACACACCCTTGTGTTACCAggtaatggccttgattcatcaacCTGCAGTAAATACACAGCAGACATACACTGCGAACTAATATTACCATGCACACACAGCGCACGGTTATGTTAGCATAGCGTGTGTGCGTAACTGCCGTGTGATGCGCTCTTAGCGTGACAACAGTACTCCACTAGCGTGCCCGCTACTGAGGTAATGTACATAGACATATTACCGTAGTATCGGCCGCACTACTGGAGTACCGCGGTCATGCTACGAGCGCATCACACGGCAGTTACGCATGCATGCTATGCTAATGCATGTGTGTCTGTAGTATATTTACTGCAGATTGATGAATGAAGgccaatgtcccataattcccagcactacTCACCTCTTCTGTCAGCAGCTTGATGATCTTGTTGGTGGTTTCTAATATCTTCGTGAAATTTTTTTCATGTGTCATGGAGGAAGATTGGAAGTCATTAGACTTCTTTATGGGTCCATAATCCTAAACACAAGAAACAAGGTTTACTATTCCATAACAGCAAAGTAACCCAGAATCTCGTTCACTTCTCCAGTCAGATGAGTGTTCTAATACAGAATGAAGTCATACAAGATTCCCAGAGTCCCCATCGCCTCTACCAGTCCTGTCTGTGGGAAAGATTTATCAAAAACGGTGCACAAAAAATTGGAGCAAAACTAGTGCAAAAGCGGAGCAGATTACCAGATCAAAGATTCTGATTGGTGTAAGGTTCTAAGCAGCTGTTCCACCTTTGCACTAATTTTCCTTGGACtggtcttaaagcggacctgaactcagaacttccttttctGCTCTAAAATCTGCTCCTGTATTTTAATAGTAGAGaaaaggatgatgatgatgatgaggtcatGTGGAACGCCCAGAATCCATATCACCTCTCCTATCAGATCTGTGTTTTTCAATAGAAATATGAGTGGTTTCACGTGGCAATCTCAAAATCCTTATCTCACTAGAAACGTCTGCGTTTTATTAACAGAAAtatgagtgatgtcatgtgaaacTCCCAGTAGTGGATTGCAGCCGTGCCGCAGCGTCAGTGGTTTCTGCGCACCTCTCACAATCACGCTCCTGTTGTCAGGAGTGTTTTAAGCATGCACAacgccactgcgcatgcgcagaacactcccgacaGTGAAAGCGCTAGAGACAAATGTGCAGGACATTTTTGGCAATGGAAGAGAAAGGCGCATACACAGAAGCCACTATGGGGCTGACAGCAGGTCACAGCAGAACTACGGCAAGGGacacacagacttctaggggaTGGAAGAAGCCAGATATACTTTTGTCATTTCGCTATTcctttaaggactctgcctctgacatgggagaccagggtcaaaatcttgtctcttcctattgagtaagccagtacctattctgtaaggagtccttgggcaagactatctaacactgctattgcctactgagCCTGCCCTAGTGGCCACAGttctctagcgctttgagtctgacaggagaaaagcgccatgcaaatgttggaattattattaGATTTCTGGGGCCCTGGTGGGTCTGTTCCACGACCTTAGTGCTCCCCACAGTAAAGTGCCCCTAATTAGAATATTCACCATTAGAACTCTCTCTGttataggcagggctgtggagtcagagttgaagtcggagtcggagcaattttgggtacttggagtcaaaGGGTTTCATAAATTCGGAGTCGGATTAATTTTGAACCAAatctacagccctggtaagtattagactagggAGTCAGAGCTATTTttagtacctggagtcagaggtgtcataaactgaggagtcagagtcggatgatttttaatgccgactccacagccctcatTATAGGTGTACATTCAAAAAGGGCACCGCAATAATTTGGGGGCCAGAGAAAACCACTAGTGGAATATCGGTAGAATTACCGGTATTCCTCTACTTAATTCTGATACGAAAATACCAGTAACTTTTACTGTTACTTTACTAATCACTAACCTTGTTCTCACACAAGGCCTCTCtgtaccgatgtctaaccctaattgACCCACAAACTCTTGCCTAACCCtaatcgacccccccccccaccgcaaaaTGACTAACCCTAATCAACCACTTCAACCGATGCCTAAGCCTAACTACCCTCCCATCCCCCCTCTGCCGCAATCCCATCCGATTTGCTGCTAAATAGCACACCAGCTATTTGTAGCCTCAGTTTGTGCTATTTTATCGGGTGTCTCAGGCGCCCTAACGTTCAATTATAGCCACAAATAGCAGCTATTAACATGGGCACCCAAACTGCCACGGCACCTCCAGTGCCCAAATGACCTGGTTCGCATTATAGGACCCTCACATATTATAGTTATCCACATTGCAGTGTGTAGGCAAGTGGAGGAGAATGCTGGTATGTTTATCCTAATTATCTCCTATGGGCTCCATCAATAAACACACAACTTCATCTTCATCTCCACTTTGACCTGATGGTAATGTTACGTGATGCATCAGTCATGCAACCATTGGGTCAAAGTGAACTACAAGAATGCAGTGTGTGGAAAGtgaggtcatgtgacactcccagaatcctcctcacctctccagtcagcaggtagatgatctccagggtaaGCTTTAATATCCCCTCGGTCATCCTGTTTCTGTTCCCCCTGGATTCACCATGAACagaaaaattctggttctctcggACAGACCTGCACAAAATGTATAATAAACAAGATTATAATTTCTATATAAAAACAGCAAAGCTATCCTACTGATTATACAATCAAGTCATTAAAACCTTTGtgggtaggtgcacacataaaaTAACATGAAATGCTGCATTTATGTcatgtttcattttatgttgtgtgcttttttactgcgtttttgatGCCTTTGCGTTTTTTACCTCCAATAAGCAGACCTCAGTTATATCTTTACAAAACAGAGGTGGTGAAAACGGATCGCTCTAAAGGTGCGTATACAACTTTGATGGATGTCACTGGTCGGGAATCGGGACCCGATCCTTttgggtgacatcactgggccgggctgcacagaAGCGAGTCAGCTGTGTAGATGATGACGCGTACTGTTGCTATGCGGAAGAATAGCGGAGCTTGCATGAGGTCATGTGGCATGCACAAAGGAATTGGCCGTCGCTGGGGGAGAGTTGATCGGATCGCTTGTGCGTTGCAGGTgcctctgtacacatgcctgaggCGTATGTTATTGGCTGGTTCAGCTGACTTTAGTCAAGCCTGTGTATAAGGGTTAAAACAGCGTACACACGCTAGACTGAGGTGGCAGATAGTAaccgcctcagccaataatccggcatgtgtacagcagcccgcgAAGAATGACTGCCGCTTGGAGAGCAATCTGCTTGGCAGatcaactaaaggtggccatacataaggTGACTTGGCGGGCGATcggccatccgattcgattatcatAATCGAACTAgataaaaattggtgctgccaagtgcatgccagaTCGACGATGCGAcaaatttcgggccgaaattggtcaaATGAATTGTGCTGCAAGATGCAGGGCCaacttgcttgatcgggtgtgcggcggtaacgGCGAGAGACAAAACCCCCCGCCGCTGTTTCCTcagtgtataaatgcacacgtgtgcTTTTatccattacctgtcctgtgtggcGGCGTGTATGtggctaatggaagagcggcggattcgGTCGACGGAggggcactgtgacacaggacaggtaatgtatgtacACTAGGGATCAGCGGCGAGGCGGCGGACGCAGCGGATTCCTACAGATTCCAGCATGAAATGGGAAtctgcctgcggtgtatgggcagctgacagatctccctccaatcagagagagatctgtctcttggcggatctgcccatacatcgtctgggcaccttaaggcccggttcacattagcggtgcccgtccggaatcgccgtgccggagccggaccgcttgcagaacggacggaacggacgcacggcaatagcaatgaaagcctatgcgtccgttcacatgcgtccgttctgccggaccggagccggaccggatccggaccggatccggactccggcgtccgttccaacatgcgctattttttggtccggctcctccggcagccgtatccggggcggagccggactgcaccatccggccaatacaaagtaatgagaaccggagagcgcacaacacactggctacaaaaatcggacgttctaccccacttcctatgcattttggatggggaccacatggagttcacagagtggggcagcagcgatttcatgctggagctctaggcagcaacatgtctgatataagtctgataacgaggaggcgaacaacagagaattcccaggtatacgaaaaatgcctggatccatggtcccaactgcagtctctgtatccacggatggtctccacacgtccacctgtctccaacaatgaccccagacccttctgctgacctcccagaccccaggtatttacaggttgttatctccttaagaaaccggatccggaccgcaaccgtgttcacaccgcacggaaaccggatgcaaacggaccggatccggaccggatccggataggaaccgtacggatcaggtccggtccggatacggtgcggtccggacatccggtgcggttttgacaaaaccgcaagtgtgaacggggccttagccaaGCGATTGCTTTGTCCACCTGCTTGCCTGGCCCATCGCGTGCGCACACCATCGTCCCTCCGCCTCCCAGCATAGCAACATAACACGCCGTCAGCTGACACACCTCCGACCCAGCGATGCTGCCCCAGTCAGAAAACCAAAACCTGATTTCCATATAGCTGATTGTAGCATACTGAAGACTCCCTTTCAATAGATAATCAAGCGTAGATAAGGCTGGAACTGTCCTTGTACAGTATGTCCAATAATATAAGTACAGAGTGGGGTCCTATCCACATGCTAGCTAGTAGCTACTATGCTGTATCTGGAATCCTTTGAACTATTTACATCCTTATCAAAGAGGATCCCGTTCATTATTATcccattatattattattattattgagttaTTAATGAGTTAACAATGCAAACTCTCCCTTCAGGACTCTGAACAATTAATGACAGCAGCCCAATAATAACCCCCtgcacacagctccctgcatgcgtgCTGCTGGCTGGTAATGCAGCCTGATGACAGTGTGATGTGCAGCAGCTGCAGAGTCAGTGTGCGGCCTCTcaccctcctctgcagccagccctgCGCTTCTCCTAGGAGCTGCCCAGCCTCCAGCCTTCCTCCCCTCCCGGAGCTCCGTGCAGCATGTTGTGTCCAGCATTCACATTGCCCAGCTGATCCCCCTGTGCCAATGAGAAGGAGTCTGTGGCTATAGTGAAGAGAAACAGCGCCCCCACTACAAGTGTACTAAAAACACCTCCAATAAAGAGGCACTGTACTGACATGTACCACTTTCCacatgaacctgaactcttgcacaggacagaaggagaagaGAGAAAAACACCCTGTATAGAgagttccccctcatctgtcactaatcacatGTTGACACATcacatttgatctctcccctgtgtcagctgactgccacagcaaatAACGTCATTTGTAAGCACAGGGTGTTAAAAGGGTTCTGtggatcattaaaaaaaaaacctgacacttaccttctatcagccccctgcagctgtaatgtcccgccccgtcctcctacgatcctccgttccctgctGCCGGCACTGGtctattattcgtctaactaaacGAATAATGCTCGCTCCAGCTAGCGTCTcctggagcttactgtgcaggcgcagcggGAGCGAGCGTGCAGCCGCAGTGGATCATCTGGATCGATTAGACAGGGACCGGCggtggggaatggaggatcgtaggaggacggcacgggacatgacagctgcagggggtcgaTAGAAGTGGTAAGTGtcagtttgggtttttttttatgatccacagaacccctttagctATATGTTttcctccatgaaagcaggacgtagaaacactgcagatgtatcagctgtgacaaagaaatgctttcctgtaaagggaacctaaactgaatataaaaaaaaaagagtttaacttaccaggggcttctaccgccccccccccccccccacagccacCCTGTGCCACCGCCGTCACTGGATGATCCTTCGTCCCCCGCAGAGGCTGAGATTCGTTCCTGATGATTCAGCCAGTCGATGgctgctgcacctgcgcagccctggccatgcgCATCCTTGATCATGCTCCTGCCACTGGGAGCGTccggcgcatgcacagtacgaggACATCGTGTGATGTCCTTTAATCAGTGATTctgcaaaatgctcaaacgctagcgctttttaaaaacgctagtgtaattaaaccttatgggcccgttcttacttgggcgatttgggcAAATCgacgcaaatcgccccaaaacggtcacaaacgcgaaacgcaaatgcGTCACCTGCtctattttcaggtgatttcccggcaatcacgtttcagtgctatagaagcgctaaatgcgatcgcggcaaaatcgccgcagtgttcagtgatttttccgcgtgaaatcgcggaaaaatcactcctgcagaaACGCCGGAAAAAAATCTCCGGCGTTTTgcatttctaagtgtgaatggggcctatggCAAAAGTGAATGATCTGGCTAGACGAATATCTTGCTCATCAGTACTATGTATAAAAAGCTAGCCAATAAAAGCTACTAGCTACTTATTAATGAACACAGTTGTAGTCTAATGCAGGGCTCTTC
This window encodes:
- the LOC137534604 gene encoding gastrula zinc finger protein XlCGF57.1-like; protein product: MTEGILKLTLEIIYLLTGEDYGPIKKSNDFQSSSMTHEKNFTKILETTNKIIKLLTEEVPIRCQDVAVYFSVEEWQYLEGHKELYEDVIMKKNQPPLTSTEGSSNRSPPERCTGPLYSQDSTWKHHNPHDYQGNDVSVVKAEHREEDLTDGSSNRNPPEMCTGPLYSQDSAQERHKISDVYKRDGLIVVKVEDDDLVGGDAVTSSLHPGLQSKTQIPNTSGTSRGGGYKSLPFAQFHPHLPHLTGLMLPQLPSADKPFACPDCGKCFVQKSYLVYHRRIHTGERPYSCSQCERTFTDKSHLAKHEQTHSGERPHSCSECGKSFALKSVLVAHLRIHSGEKPYSCSECGKRFGKKSHLQSHMTTHTGQKSFWCSECGKGFTQRSFLATHQRVHTGEKPYSCPTCGKCFSIKSSLTSHQKTHSGEKPFSCSECGKCFTKKANLLDHQNVHTGDRPFSCSECGRAFTQKICLQRHLKTHAKPIPYTCSDCGSGFTSKLKLVAHWKVCKKNNPE